A part of Neovison vison isolate M4711 chromosome 6, ASM_NN_V1, whole genome shotgun sequence genomic DNA contains:
- the LOC122910743 gene encoding LOW QUALITY PROTEIN: olfactory receptor 10H2-like (The sequence of the model RefSeq protein was modified relative to this genomic sequence to represent the inferred CDS: inserted 2 bases in 1 codon; substituted 1 base at 1 genomic stop codon), whose product MHLRLMMFHEPHATPRCSDSHYEHWVVEGMAMVWSSGXGFTLPPGSPLAXGLSLDPELLPTRPPSLSLQPGMAATLGLNHSSVSEFILVGFSTFPPHLLPIFFLLFLLMYLFTLLGNLLVMATVWSERSLHTPMYLFLCALSISEILYTLAITPRLLADLLSTHRTIAFAACASQMFFSFTFGFTHSFLLTVMGYDRYVAICHPLRYNVLMSPRGCACLVAWSWAGGSVIGLVVATAIFHLTFCGPNEIHHFLCHVPPLLKLACGTDVPIVALGVGLVCITNLLGCFLLILLSYTLIVAAILKIPSAEGRHKAFSTCASHLIVVIVHYGFASIIYLKPKGLHSQESNTLMAITYTVLTPFLSPIIFSLRNKELKTAMKKTFLSKLYPSNI is encoded by the exons ATGCACTTGAGGCTCATGATGTTCCATGAACCCCATGCAACTCCCAGGTGCAGTGACAGTCATTATGAGCATTGGGTGGTGGAGGGAATGGCCATGGTATGGTCTTCAGGGTGAGGGTTCACTCTTCCCCCGGGAAGTCCTCTGGC TGGGCTCAGCTTGGACCCAGAGCTCCTGCCCACCAGGCCGCCTTCGCTCTCTCTCCAACCAGGGATGGCTGCCACTCTGGGTCTAAACCACAGCTCCGTGTCTGAATTCATCCTCGTGGGCTTCTCCACCTTCCCACCTCATCTCCTGCCCATCTTCTTTCTGCTGTTCCTGCTCATGTACCTGTTCACACTGCTGGGGAACCTGCTCGTCATGGCCACTGTCTGGAGCGAGCGCAGCCTGCACACACCCATGTACCTCTTCCTGTGTGCACTGTCCATCTCTGAGATCCTCTACACCTTGGCCATCACCCCGCGCCTGCTGGCCGACCTGCTCTCCACCCATCGCACCATCGCCTTTGCAGCCTGTGCCAGCCAGATGTTCTTCTCCTTCACATTTGGCTTCACCCACTCCTTCTTGCTCACCGTCATGGGCTAtgatcgctatgtggccatctgccaccCATTGAGGTACAATGTGCTCATGAGCCCTCGTGGTTGCGCCTGCCTGGTGGCCTGGTCCTGGGCTGGTGGTTCGGTCATAGGGCTGGTGGTTGCCACCGCCATTTTCCACCTCACCTTCTGTGGACCCAATGAGATCCACCATTTTTTATGTCATGTGCCCCCTCTCTTGAAGTTAGCCTGTGGAACAGATGTACCAATAGTGGCCCTAGGTGTGGGGCTGGTGTGCATCACCAACTTGTTGGGCTgttttctcctcatcctcctctCCTACACCTTAATTGTGGCCGCCATCTTGAAGATCCCCTCTGCTGAGGGCAGGCACAAAGCCTTCTCCACCTGTGCTTCCCACCTTATTGTGGTCATTGTTCACTATGGCTTTGCCTCAATTATCTACCTCAAGCCCAAGGGTCTTCACTCCCAGGAAAGCAATACCCTCATGGCCATCACCTATACAGTCCTCACGCCCTTCCTCAGTCCCATCATCTTCAGTCTCAGGAACAAGGAGCTGAAGACTGCCATGAAGAAGACCTTCCTCAGCAAACTTTATCCCTCCAACATTTAA
- the LOC122910744 gene encoding olfactory receptor 10H3-like has product MVSEFILVGFSNFPQHLLPIFFLLYLLMYLFTLLGNLLIMATVWSERSLRTPMYLFLCALSTSEILFTVAVTPRMLVDMLSSHRSITFVACASQMFFSFTFGFTHSFLLMIMGYDRYVAICHPLRYNVLMSTRTCARLVSWTWAGGSVMGMMVTLIVFHLTFCGSNVIHHFLCHVFSLLKLACGNENSSVTLGVILVCVTALMGCLFLIMLSYVFIVAAILRIPSAEGRHKTFSTCVSHLTVVIVHYSFASIIYLKPKGPHSMDSNTLMATTYTVFTPFLSPIIFSLRNKELKNAIRRSFQRKFSPLSS; this is encoded by the coding sequence ATGGTGTCTGAATTCATCCTCGTGGGCTTCTCCAACTTTCCACAGCATCTCCTACCTATCTTCTTCCTGCTGTACCTGCTGATGTACCTTTTCACGCTGCTGGGGAACCTGCTCATCATGGCCACTGTCTGGAGTGAGCGCAGCCTACGTACACCCATGTACCTCTTTCTGTGTGCTCTGTCGACCTCCGAGATTCTGTTCACTGTTGCCGTCACGCCTCGCATGCTGGTTGACATGCTCTCCAGCCACCGTTCCATCACCTTCGTGGCCTGTGCCAGCCAGATGTTCTTCTCTTTCACATTTGGCTTCACCCACTCCTTCCTGCTTATGATCATGGGCTATGACCGCTACGTGGCCATCTGCCACCCCCTGCGCTACAACGTGCTCATGAGCACCCGCACTTGTGCCCGTCTGGTGTCCTGGACCTgggctggtggctcagtcatgggGATGATGGTGACCCTGATAGTTTTTCATCTCACCTTCTGTGGGTCTAACGTCATCCACCATTTTCTCTGCCACGTGTTTTCTCTCTTGAAGTTGGCCTGTGGGAATGAGAATTCTTCTGTCACCTTGGGTGTGATCCTGGTGTGTGTCACAGCTCTGATGGGATGTTTATTTCTCATCATGCTCTCCTATGTCTTCATCGTAGCTGCCATATTGAGGATCccctcagctgaaggcaggcacaaGACCTTCTCCACATGTGTGTCCCACCTCACTGTGGTCATTGTGCACTACAGTTTTGCATCCATTATCTACCTCAAGCCCAAGGGCCCCCATTCTATGGACAGTAACACTCTGATGGCCACCACCTATACAGTCTTCACTCCCTTTCTTAGCCCAATCATTTTCAGCCTCAGGAATAAGGAGCTCAAGAATGCCATAAGGAGAAGTTTTCAGAGAAAATTCAGTCCCCTAAGCTCTTGA